The Pseudomonas sp. MPC6 nucleotide sequence TCCTCGCTGCACGACGGCCTCGACACTTATCTTAGCTTCGGTATTCGCCACACCGAATCCCAGGAAACCCTGTCGATTGACCTGATGTGTACCAACCAGAACCTGCCACGCAAGCTCAAGCTCGGCGACATCAGCGAGGCTTGCGAAGAGACGCCGGAGTTCCTGAGTTTCCGCAACATTACCGCGGCCACTTCGAGCTTCGCGCCGCCACTGAATCGCGACTTCCTGTGGAAGCTGATCAGCAACATGTCGCTCAACTATCTGTCGCTGGCCGACGTCAACGCGTTGAAGGTGATTCTCGAAACCTACGACTTGCCGCGCTACTACGACCAACACGCTGAAAAAGTCAGCAAACGCCTGCTCGGCGGACTCAAGTCGATCAAGCACCAGCACGTCGATCGATTGCACCGAGGGTTGCCGGTTCGCGGGCTGCGCACTGAGCTGACCATCGACCCGCAAGGGTATATCGGCGAGGGCGACCTGTTCGTTTTCGCTTCGGTTCTTAACGAGTTTTTCGCGCTTTACGCCAGCCTCAATTCGTACCACGAGCTGCGGGTAAAAAGTACGCAGGGAGAGGTGTACCAATGGACACCACGTATGGGCCTTCAGCCGCTTCTTTAAGCGGACTGACCCGAGGAATACGCGAGTACTCGTTGTTTCAGTCGGTGCTGCTGGTAGTTGACCGGCTGCGCGAGGCGCACCCGCACCTGAGCCAGGATGACTTGTACGATCAGTTGGAGTTTCAGGCCAACCCGAGCCTGGGCTTCCCCGGCAGCGACGTTGATCGCGTGGAGTTTTTTCACGAGGACGGTCACCTGCGCGCGCGCCTGCGTTTCAACCTGATCGGCCTGGTCGGTTCCGGTTCGCCGCTGCCGGCGTTTTACGGCGAACAAGCCCTGGGCGACAGCGAGGACGGCAACCCGACCCGTAACTTCCTCGACCTGTTTCACCACCGCCTGCAACGGTTGATGCTGCCGATCTGGAAAAAATATCGCTATCGCGCCAGCTTCGAGAGTGGTGCCCTCGACCCTTTTTCCTCTCAGCTGTTTGCCCTCATCGGCCTCGGCGGTGAAGAGATTCGGCGCGCCCAGGAGCTGAATTGGAAACGCCTACTGCCGTATCTGGGCTTGCTCAGTTTACGCGCGCATTCGGCTGCGCTGATCGAAGCGGTGCTGCGTTACTACTTCAAACACGCCGAACTGACCATTGAACAGTGCATTGAACGCCATGTGGAAATCCTCGATGAGCAGCGTAATCGCCTGGGGCGAGCCAACACCGCGCTTGGTGAAGACGTGGTATTGGGGGGGACCGTGCGCGATCGCAGCGGCAAGTTCCGGATTCACATTCGTGAACTCGACTGGCAGCGCTTTCACGAGTTCCTGCCAATCGGTTTTGGCTACCAGCCGCTGTGTGCGCTGGTGCGGTTCACCCTCCGTGACCCGCTTGATTACGACATTCGCCTGATGCTGCGCCAAGAAGAAATTCGCGAACTGCGTATTGGCGAGCAAAACGCTTGTCGCCTGGGATGGACCAGTTGGCTCGGCCGCGAAAAAGCGGACGGCGTGGTGACTCTGGGCAGCAAAACTTATTAAGGACAGATGACAAATGATTAACGTAGACCTGCAACAACTCATCCAGGCTCTGGATGCCGAAACCCGTCGTGACCTGGAAAGTTCGGCCGAACGTTGTGTGGCTCGTGGCGGCAGCAAGATTCTTGTCGAAGACCTGCTGCTGGGTTTGTTGGAGCGTCCGCAAGGCTTGCTTGCCCGCGCGCTGCTGGATGCCGAAGTCGACGCTGGTGAACTCAGTGCAGCGCTGCAATCACGGGTCGAGCACAGCGCTTCGCGCAACCCGGTGTTCGCCCCGGAACTGGTGCAGTGGCTGCAAGATGCCTTGCTGGTTGCCAACCTTGAGCTGGGCCAGACCCAGGTCGAACAGGCGGCACTGATTCTCGCGTTGCTGCGTAACCCGATGCGCTACGCCGGCAGTCGCTACCAGCCGTTGCTGGCCAAATTGAATATCGACCGCCTGAAAGAGTTCGCTTTATCCCAGAAAGAACCGTCAGGCACTGGTAAACCGGCTATGTCGGGTGAGCTCATGTTGCAACGCTTTACCCACAACCTGACCCAGCAGGCCCGTGACGGCAAACTTGACCCAGTGCTGTGCCGCGACGGCGCGATCCGCCAGATGGTTGACATCCTTGCTCGGCGCCGCAAGAACAACCCGATTGTTGTCGGCGAAGCTGGCGTCGGTAAAACGGCCATCGTCGAAGGCCTGGCCTCGCGCATTGCTGCTGGTGAAGTGCCACAAGCGTTGAAAGGCATCGAGTTGCTGTCACTGGACCTGGGCCTGTTGCAGGCCGGCGCCAGCATCAAAGGTGAATTCGAGCGTCGCCTCACAGGTGTGATTGACGAAGTCAAAGCTTCGCCGAGGCCGATCATTCTGTTCATCGACGAAGCCCATAACCTGATCGGCGCGGGCGGCCATGCCGGGGGCTCCGACGCCGCCAACCTGCTTAAGCCAGCGTTGGCCCGGGGAGAGTTACGCACCATCGCTGCGACCACCTGGGCGGAGTACAAAAAGTACTTCGAAAAAGACCCGGCGCTGGCCCGTCGATTCCAGCCGGTGCAATTGCACGAGCCAACCGTCAGCGAGGCGGTGACCATTCTGCGTGGCCTGGCTCAGGTCTACGAGAAGAGCCATGGCATCTACCTGCGCGATGACGCGGTAGTCGCAGCGGCAGAGTTGTCCGCCCGTTACCTTGCCGGACGTCAGCTGCCCGACAAAGCCGTCGACGTGCTCGACACCGCTTGCGCCCGCGTGCGCATCAGCCTCGCCGCCGCCCCGGAAAGCCTGGAGCGCCTGCGTGGCGAACTGGCTGAAGGTGGTCGTCAGCGTCAGGCCCTGCGCCGCGATGCCGAGGCCGGTCTGCTGATCGACCGCGAAGGGCTGGACGCATTGGAAGATCGTCTGGCCGAAGCTGAAGACGAGATGGTCGGGCTGGAGGCCCTCTGGGCCGAACAGAAAGAACTGGCCAAGCGCCTGCTGGATCTGCGGCAGCAACTGGCCAAGGCCCGTGAAGCTGCTGCCGTCGAGCCAACCGTCACGGTTGAAGAAGACACCGAAGGCACCGTGATCGAAACGCTGCCGGTGGACGAAGCGCAAAGCGTCGAAACCCTGGAAGCCGCACTCAACGAAACTCACAAAGCACTGACCGAGTTGCAAGTCAAAGATCGACTGGTGAGCTTCGAGGTCTGCCCGCGGCTTGTGGCTGAAGTGATCAGCGCCTGGACCGGCGTACCCCTGGCGCAGCTGGCCCGTGAGCACAATGCCAAGGTTGCCAGCTTCACTGCTGACCTGCGTACCCGTATTCGCGGTCAGGAACAAGCCGTTCACGCCCTTGATCGCTCGATGCGCGCTACCGCCGCCGGCCTGAACAAGCCCGATGCACCCGTGGGTGTGTTCCTGCTGGTTGGCCCAAGTGGCGTCGGCAAGACCGAAACTGCATTGGCCCTCGCTGATTTGTTGTACGGCGGCGATCGCTTCATCACCACCATCAACATGTCCGAATTCCAGGAGAAGCATACCGTTTCGCGCCTGATCGGTGCGCCGCCAGGCTACGTCGGTTATGGCGAGGGCGGCATGCTCACCGACGCAGTGCGACAGAAACCGTATTCCGTCGTGCTACTCGATGAAGTCGAGAAGGCCGACACGGATGTGCTCAACCTGTTTTACCAAATCTTTGACAAGGGCGTAGCCAACGACGGCGAAGGGCGTGAGATCGACTTTCGCAACACGCTGATTCTGATGACCTCTAACCTGGGCAGCGACCACATCAGCGAACTCTGCGAAAACGGCGCACGGCCGTCGGCTGAAGTCCTCGAAGAAACCATTCGACCGGTGCTGAGCAAGCACTTCAAACCGGCGCTGTTGGCGCGGATGCGCGTGGTGCCTTACTACCCGGTCGGCGGGCCGGTGCTACGCGAGTTGATCGAAATCAAACTCGATCGTCTCGGCGAGCGCCTGAACCGTCGTCGGCTCGATTTCACTTACTCACAGGACCTCATCGATCACCTGGCCGAACGCTGCACCCAAAGCGACAGCGGCGCACGCCTGATCGACCATTTGCTGGACCTGCACGTGCTGCCGTTGGTGGCTGACCGTTTGCTGGACGCGATGGCCGTAGGTGAAAGCCTCAAGCGCGTTCACACAACGCTTGACTGCAACGCCAGCGTGATCTGCGAGTTCGCCTGAGGTGGGTGTGATGTTCAGTCAAGTGCCGCAACCACTGGTCTATGCCGAAGCCTTACTTACGCAGTTCGCCAGCCTGTCGCGAGCGACGGATGGAACTGCGCTGCTGTGTGACTTCGTGCGCGGACTGGCCGAGCTCAGCGGTTGTGAGTTGGCACAACTGTACCTGCTGGACGCCACCCATACCTGCCTCGGGATGAATGCGGAGTGCCTCAATGGCAACCTGCAACCCCGTGAAACGTCTAGCTTGCCAGCGGATTACAACGGCGAGCAACTGCTGCAATTTGCGCTGTGCCAGAACCGCGTAGTGTGCATTGGTGAATTGAGCGGCAGTCTGCACGAGACCAGTTTTCTGCCGAGCCAGGCGAGGCCATGGCAATCACTGCTGTGCGTGCCGCTGGTCAATCAGCAGAAATCTGTGGAAGGGTTATTGCTGTGTGCCAGTCATCAGCACATCGAACTGCAAGGCTTCGCCGATTCGTTTAGTCGACTTGGCTCGTTCGTGTTGGGCCATTTGCATTTGCTGCAACGTTTACGACGGCCAAGCGGCGGCGCATCGCCGGCACCGGTCGCCGCTCCGAGCGCCAGCGGTTATGGCCTGACGGGTAAAAGCGCAGCGATGCGCCAGGTCTATTCGTTGATTAGCAAAGTCTTGCACAGCTCCTACACCGTGCTGCTGGGTGGCGAAACGGGTACTGGCAAAGAGGTGGTAGCCCGGGCGATCCACGAGTGCGGACCGCGTCGTTCCCAGGCGTTTATCGTGCAGAACTGCGCGGCGGTCCCGGAAAACTTGCTCGAAAGCGAGCTATTCGGTTACCGCAAAGGAGCCTTCACGGGTGCCGACCGGGACCGATCCGGGCTGTTCGATGCAGCCAACGGCGGAACCTTGTTGCTTGATGAGGTCGGTGACATGCCACTGTCGCTGCAAGCCAAGCTGTTGCGGGTGCTGCAAGAGGGCGAGGTTCGTCCGCTGGGCTCCAACGACACCCACAAGATTGACGTGCGCATCATTGCCGCGACACATCGGGACTTATCGGAACTGGTCAGCCAAGGGAAGTTTCGCGAGGATTTGTACTACCGTCTCGCGCAGTTTCCTATTGAACTACCGGCGTTGCGTCAACGCGAAGACGACATCCTCGACTTGGCACGGCACTTCGCCGACAAGGCCTGTACGTTCTTGCAGCGCGATGAGGTGAGTTGGTCCAACGGAGTGCTGGATCTTTTGGCTAGCTACGCGTTCCCCGGCAACGTGCGTGAACTCAAGGGATTGGTCGAACGTGCGGTGCTTCTCTGCGAAGGCGGCGAGTTGCTGGTAGAGCACTTCTCCCTGCGTATGGACACCACACCTGAGGTCGTAAAGCTGAACCTGCGTGAACGGTTGGAGCAGATTGAACGCAGTCTGCTGATCGATTGCCTGCGCAAGAACGACGGCAATCAGACTCTGTCCGCTCGCGAGCTCGGTCTACCACGGCGCACATTCCTCTACCGCCTCGGACGCCTGAACATCAACGCGGGAAATGTCGATGGGTAGGCCCAATACGCTCGATTTCAATCCCCCCGCTTTTAACAGCCTTAACCGTAAGGGCCGGCGCTTTGTGCCGCCCCTGGAGACCCTCTGATGACTATTTGTCACTGGCAAGCCGTCTTTCTGACAGTTGTCGTTCTATGTGGCCTCGGCGGCTGCAGCGGCAATTACAAATACAACGACAACACCTATCGCCCATTGGGCGATACGCAGGCGGTCAATCGCGGCAAGTGACCGCAAGGAGCATCACCATGGAACTGGTTTTCGAAATAGTGAACACCAAGCAGTTCGTACCTACGCAGCTGTGCCAGAAGACCTTCAAGCAGGCCGGCGGCGTGATTGGTCGGGGGGAGGATTGTGACTGGATCATTCCGGACCGCGAGCGTCACCTGTCCAACCATCACGCGTTGATCAGCTACCGCGAAGGTACGTTTTTCCTGACCGATACCAGCAGCAACGGAATCCAGAATAGTGCCAGCGGCGCACGCTTGCACAAGGGCGACACGGTACGTATCGAGCACGGCAGCGTATACGTGCTGGGTGATTTCGAGATCCGTGCACGACTAGTTCACACCCTGGCGACTTCCGATAAGGAGGCCGGTCGTCCGCAAGCCGCAGGCAGCATCATTCCTGATGATGCGTTCCTCGAACTCGACCCGCTGAATGCTCTAGACCAGCAGGAACGTGTGTATTCAGAAATCGACGAGCTGATCTCGCCAAGCACGGCGTCGGAAGACACCCGTCAGCGCGCCGACTATGCGCGCATTGACACGGAAAGCCTGATGGTGCCGGAGCTGATCAATGCCCCGGCCGAACCTACGCTCGC carries:
- the tssG gene encoding type VI secretion system baseplate subunit TssG — encoded protein: MDTTYGPSAASLSGLTRGIREYSLFQSVLLVVDRLREAHPHLSQDDLYDQLEFQANPSLGFPGSDVDRVEFFHEDGHLRARLRFNLIGLVGSGSPLPAFYGEQALGDSEDGNPTRNFLDLFHHRLQRLMLPIWKKYRYRASFESGALDPFSSQLFALIGLGGEEIRRAQELNWKRLLPYLGLLSLRAHSAALIEAVLRYYFKHAELTIEQCIERHVEILDEQRNRLGRANTALGEDVVLGGTVRDRSGKFRIHIRELDWQRFHEFLPIGFGYQPLCALVRFTLRDPLDYDIRLMLRQEEIRELRIGEQNACRLGWTSWLGREKADGVVTLGSKTY
- the tssH gene encoding type VI secretion system ATPase TssH, whose protein sequence is MINVDLQQLIQALDAETRRDLESSAERCVARGGSKILVEDLLLGLLERPQGLLARALLDAEVDAGELSAALQSRVEHSASRNPVFAPELVQWLQDALLVANLELGQTQVEQAALILALLRNPMRYAGSRYQPLLAKLNIDRLKEFALSQKEPSGTGKPAMSGELMLQRFTHNLTQQARDGKLDPVLCRDGAIRQMVDILARRRKNNPIVVGEAGVGKTAIVEGLASRIAAGEVPQALKGIELLSLDLGLLQAGASIKGEFERRLTGVIDEVKASPRPIILFIDEAHNLIGAGGHAGGSDAANLLKPALARGELRTIAATTWAEYKKYFEKDPALARRFQPVQLHEPTVSEAVTILRGLAQVYEKSHGIYLRDDAVVAAAELSARYLAGRQLPDKAVDVLDTACARVRISLAAAPESLERLRGELAEGGRQRQALRRDAEAGLLIDREGLDALEDRLAEAEDEMVGLEALWAEQKELAKRLLDLRQQLAKAREAAAVEPTVTVEEDTEGTVIETLPVDEAQSVETLEAALNETHKALTELQVKDRLVSFEVCPRLVAEVISAWTGVPLAQLAREHNAKVASFTADLRTRIRGQEQAVHALDRSMRATAAGLNKPDAPVGVFLLVGPSGVGKTETALALADLLYGGDRFITTINMSEFQEKHTVSRLIGAPPGYVGYGEGGMLTDAVRQKPYSVVLLDEVEKADTDVLNLFYQIFDKGVANDGEGREIDFRNTLILMTSNLGSDHISELCENGARPSAEVLEETIRPVLSKHFKPALLARMRVVPYYPVGGPVLRELIEIKLDRLGERLNRRRLDFTYSQDLIDHLAERCTQSDSGARLIDHLLDLHVLPLVADRLLDAMAVGESLKRVHTTLDCNASVICEFA
- a CDS encoding sigma 54-interacting transcriptional regulator, translating into MFSQVPQPLVYAEALLTQFASLSRATDGTALLCDFVRGLAELSGCELAQLYLLDATHTCLGMNAECLNGNLQPRETSSLPADYNGEQLLQFALCQNRVVCIGELSGSLHETSFLPSQARPWQSLLCVPLVNQQKSVEGLLLCASHQHIELQGFADSFSRLGSFVLGHLHLLQRLRRPSGGASPAPVAAPSASGYGLTGKSAAMRQVYSLISKVLHSSYTVLLGGETGTGKEVVARAIHECGPRRSQAFIVQNCAAVPENLLESELFGYRKGAFTGADRDRSGLFDAANGGTLLLDEVGDMPLSLQAKLLRVLQEGEVRPLGSNDTHKIDVRIIAATHRDLSELVSQGKFREDLYYRLAQFPIELPALRQREDDILDLARHFADKACTFLQRDEVSWSNGVLDLLASYAFPGNVRELKGLVERAVLLCEGGELLVEHFSLRMDTTPEVVKLNLRERLEQIERSLLIDCLRKNDGNQTLSARELGLPRRTFLYRLGRLNINAGNVDG
- a CDS encoding type VI secretion protein, whose protein sequence is MTICHWQAVFLTVVVLCGLGGCSGNYKYNDNTYRPLGDTQAVNRGK